One genomic window of Maribacter aquivivus includes the following:
- a CDS encoding zinc ribbon domain-containing protein, protein MKPSINICQSCGMPMHHLIDFGTNKDSTVNTDYCRFCFVKGKFVDHGITLDQKIEQNIAFEEKRGMRREDATILAHSTLPNLRRWKGLKPVE, encoded by the coding sequence ATGAAACCATCAATTAATATTTGTCAAAGTTGTGGAATGCCTATGCATCATTTAATTGATTTCGGCACTAATAAAGATAGCACTGTTAACACGGACTACTGCCGATTTTGTTTTGTAAAAGGCAAATTTGTAGATCATGGTATTACACTTGATCAAAAAATAGAACAGAATATCGCATTTGAAGAAAAAAGAGGAATGCGAAGAGAAGATGCCACTATTTTGGCACACAGCACATTACCAAATCTAAGAAGATGGAAAGGTCTTAAACCTGTTGAATAG
- a CDS encoding 1-phosphofructokinase family hexose kinase yields the protein MKKIITLTVNPAIDKSTTVAGIKPNSKLRCAAPIFEAGGGGINISRVINELGGTSFCMYMAGGPTGTQMHELLVDLEIEQQVIPIAGWLRENLSVTDTTNNQQFRFGMPGPFVNEYEWKNSLRQVESILAPGDFLIASGSLCPGMPKDYFAQVSKIAQNEKAKFILDTSGEALINGAQAGTYLLKPNLGELATLCGVKSISFLDVEEVAKEFIRNNTCEILVISLGSQGAIMVTNEEVEYIAAPIVHQKSTIGAGDSMVAGMVYALAQGKPFTEVVKFGVACGTAATMTEGTQLCKKNDVEELNSWIMANTTTKKDLSVNA from the coding sequence ATGAAAAAGATAATTACCCTTACCGTCAATCCCGCCATTGATAAAAGTACTACAGTGGCAGGTATAAAGCCGAATAGTAAATTGCGCTGTGCCGCACCTATTTTTGAAGCTGGTGGTGGTGGCATTAATATCTCTCGTGTTATAAACGAACTAGGAGGTACATCGTTCTGTATGTATATGGCAGGTGGACCAACAGGAACCCAAATGCATGAATTACTAGTTGATTTAGAAATTGAACAACAGGTAATACCAATTGCAGGTTGGTTGCGTGAAAATCTATCAGTAACAGATACAACGAACAACCAACAGTTTAGATTTGGCATGCCCGGTCCTTTTGTGAACGAGTACGAATGGAAAAATTCATTAAGGCAAGTAGAGTCGATACTTGCGCCTGGTGATTTTTTGATCGCCAGCGGTAGTCTTTGCCCAGGTATGCCAAAAGATTATTTTGCCCAAGTCTCAAAAATAGCCCAAAATGAAAAAGCAAAATTTATTCTTGACACCTCAGGTGAAGCGCTTATAAATGGTGCGCAAGCAGGCACTTATTTATTAAAGCCCAATTTAGGGGAACTGGCAACGCTTTGCGGCGTAAAGAGTATTTCTTTTTTAGATGTAGAAGAGGTCGCCAAAGAATTTATCAGAAATAATACTTGTGAGATATTGGTAATCTCATTAGGCTCGCAAGGTGCTATTATGGTCACCAATGAAGAAGTGGAATATATTGCGGCCCCTATAGTGCATCAAAAAAGTACCATTGGTGCAGGAGATAGTATGGTTGCAGGTATGGTCTATGCTCTGGCACAAGGCAAACCTTTTACCGAAGTGGTAAAATTCGGTGTAGCCTGTGGCACAGCCGCTACAATGACAGAAGGTACACAACTGTGCAAAAAAAATGATGTGGAAGAATTGAATTCATGGATCATGGCGAATACAACTACAAAGAAAGATTTGAGCGTAAATGCTTAA
- a CDS encoding DUF2267 domain-containing protein: MALNFNKYAAEGNTFLKDYAKEMNMANDTDKAGRIFTAIMHALRDIIPMEESLQFISQLPMFVKAVYVNGWAVKKNKPKIKKMEDFLDLVRSHDYPAATNDFEYNNDVAERYVDTTFIYLRKYISLGEMEDLRDNLPKDLKSMIYLNMMF; this comes from the coding sequence ATGGCACTTAATTTTAATAAATATGCAGCAGAGGGTAATACTTTTTTAAAAGACTATGCCAAAGAAATGAACATGGCAAATGATACAGATAAAGCAGGTAGAATTTTTACAGCAATTATGCATGCGCTTAGAGATATAATACCAATGGAAGAGTCATTACAGTTTATATCTCAATTACCAATGTTTGTAAAAGCCGTCTATGTGAATGGGTGGGCGGTTAAGAAGAATAAACCCAAAATAAAAAAGATGGAAGATTTCTTAGATTTGGTTCGTTCTCATGATTATCCGGCAGCAACTAATGATTTTGAATACAACAACGATGTAGCTGAACGCTATGTAGACACAACCTTTATTTATCTTAGAAAATATATTTCTTTGGGTGAAATGGAAGATTTGAGAGACAATTTGCCTAAGGATTTAAAAAGTATGATCTACTTAAATATGATGTTTTAA
- a CDS encoding HPF/RaiA family ribosome-associated protein produces the protein MTVNFQYLHMPESNSLSEIVTRNLQKLQHKYQFIIRAEVFFKLGNSTDGNDKICEIQLSAPGPRIFAKSNENNFEKSAANTLRDLDRQLRKRKEKFQQRKKAI, from the coding sequence ATGACCGTTAATTTCCAATACCTTCATATGCCTGAAAGCAACTCGCTAAGTGAAATAGTAACCCGTAATCTTCAAAAACTTCAACACAAATATCAGTTTATCATTCGTGCCGAGGTTTTTTTCAAATTGGGAAACAGTACAGATGGCAATGATAAAATCTGTGAAATACAACTTAGTGCTCCAGGACCAAGAATATTTGCAAAATCTAACGAAAACAACTTTGAAAAATCTGCCGCCAATACTTTAAGGGATCTTGACCGTCAATTGAGAAAGCGTAAAGAAAAATTTCAACAGCGTAAAAAAGCTATATAA
- a CDS encoding WG repeat-containing protein, which translates to MKYLIITFFIVVFFLPVTIGAQDLKDIDEIAPFSEGFAAIRRGEEWGFINEKGDLVIPFRDDIYWDKNADTSKLDLSGVRYPMFKEGRCLISEIVEDGITIVGFIDTDGKVVIEPQFLNIYPFKDGYSTGVLFDKAYKGENEFKLKIYDLKFFDVLVDTSGHIEEYFERRHNIQMTKRRYKLPPIMAKRLVGNLVALRSEGDGWEIRKIEYK; encoded by the coding sequence ATGAAATATTTAATAATAACATTTTTTATAGTAGTTTTTTTCTTACCGGTTACCATAGGCGCACAAGATTTAAAGGATATTGATGAAATTGCACCTTTTAGTGAAGGTTTTGCAGCTATAAGAAGGGGAGAAGAGTGGGGCTTTATAAATGAAAAGGGAGATTTGGTAATACCTTTTAGAGATGATATTTATTGGGATAAAAATGCGGATACATCTAAATTAGATTTATCCGGTGTACGATATCCTATGTTTAAGGAAGGTAGATGTTTAATAAGTGAAATTGTAGAGGACGGTATTACAATTGTTGGTTTCATTGACACAGATGGAAAAGTTGTTATAGAACCACAATTTTTAAATATTTATCCATTTAAAGATGGTTACAGCACAGGTGTCTTATTTGATAAGGCATATAAGGGTGAGAATGAATTTAAACTAAAGATTTATGATTTAAAATTCTTTGATGTATTGGTGGATACTTCTGGTCATATTGAAGAATATTTTGAAAGACGACATAATATTCAAATGACCAAAAGAAGATACAAATTACCACCCATTATGGCAAAGCGATTAGTGGGTAATCTTGTTGCATTACGTAGCGAAGGTGATGGATGGGAAATTCGTAAAATAGAATACAAGTAA
- a CDS encoding universal stress protein, with the protein MKKILLPTDFSNNAWNAICYALEFFKNEKCEFHILHTYTPIFYRIDYIIGGPTFSAVPDKGVDIAQAGLDKTLVDIKLKYKNAKHIFKIRSTFNTLTNEVKELTETKKFDFIVMGTQGATGAKEIFLGTNTIHIIRKSTIPVLAVPSGYEFKKIKCIVFPTDYRQSYQKKNLHILYTLANTLKAQLTILHIKEEYDLNDEQKMNIKVLADHFKKLEPSFVEERGKLMPQAIHEYIEENKPDLLVMMNRKHSFLERLREKSNVDAIGLHIAIPFMTIPESQQVPVKKIDKERNSVTV; encoded by the coding sequence ATGAAAAAGATTCTCTTGCCTACCGACTTCTCCAATAACGCGTGGAACGCAATTTGCTATGCCCTAGAATTTTTTAAAAATGAGAAATGCGAATTTCATATACTTCATACCTATACCCCTATTTTCTACCGAATAGATTATATAATTGGAGGGCCAACTTTTAGCGCTGTCCCAGATAAGGGTGTAGACATTGCTCAAGCAGGCTTAGATAAGACACTAGTAGATATAAAACTTAAATATAAAAACGCTAAACATATTTTTAAGATCAGATCTACCTTTAATACTCTTACCAACGAGGTTAAAGAACTTACCGAGACTAAAAAATTTGATTTTATAGTTATGGGTACACAAGGCGCAACCGGTGCAAAAGAAATTTTTCTGGGGACAAATACCATACATATTATTAGAAAATCTACAATTCCTGTGTTGGCAGTTCCTTCTGGATATGAGTTTAAAAAAATTAAATGTATTGTTTTTCCAACAGATTATAGACAATCATATCAAAAGAAAAATTTACACATCTTATATACCCTTGCAAATACGCTTAAAGCTCAATTAACCATATTACATATTAAAGAAGAGTATGATTTGAACGATGAACAGAAGATGAATATAAAAGTTCTTGCAGATCATTTTAAAAAGCTTGAGCCAAGTTTTGTCGAGGAAAGAGGAAAATTAATGCCACAAGCAATTCATGAATATATTGAAGAAAACAAACCTGATCTATTGGTAATGATGAATAGAAAACATTCTTTTTTGGAAAGGCTTAGAGAAAAATCAAATGTAGACGCAATAGGGTTACATATTGCAATTCCTTTTATGACAATACCCGAAAGTCAGCAAGTGCCCGTTAAAAAAATAGATAAAGAAAGAAATTCTGTAACGGTATAA
- a CDS encoding universal stress protein, with protein sequence MTTVLIPTDFSVNAMHAIKYALELYKCERTNFYFLHAYADEVYGPFKNNGGNSIEEQKNITRTYVHETLKKLVTDLTNTYHNPKHHFEFISSFEALVDAINNAVNEINVDITIMGTQGKTANKKITFGSNTVQVFKYVSCPVLAIPENYEYQQPKRILFPTDYMLPYKRRELKLLNTLAAEFKSKVHCLYISDFEDLSHRQADNKLFLQESLPDAFIFHERSPVKNKGEAIMEFILKNDINLLVMVNARHSFLEDMLYKSTVEDIGLNPKIPFLVMQNLPR encoded by the coding sequence ATGACCACAGTTTTAATTCCGACCGATTTTTCTGTTAATGCAATGCATGCCATAAAATATGCACTTGAACTGTACAAATGTGAGCGTACCAACTTCTATTTTTTACATGCATATGCAGACGAGGTCTACGGTCCATTTAAAAACAACGGAGGTAATTCAATAGAAGAGCAAAAAAATATAACCCGTACTTATGTACATGAAACATTGAAAAAATTAGTAACGGATCTCACCAATACTTACCACAACCCAAAACACCATTTTGAATTTATATCATCTTTTGAAGCATTAGTAGATGCCATAAATAATGCTGTCAACGAAATTAATGTTGATATAACTATTATGGGTACCCAGGGTAAAACCGCAAATAAAAAAATAACATTTGGCAGCAATACCGTACAAGTATTTAAGTACGTTTCATGTCCTGTTCTGGCCATTCCAGAAAACTATGAATATCAACAACCTAAAAGAATTCTATTTCCTACAGATTATATGCTTCCATATAAACGAAGAGAGCTTAAACTCTTAAATACGTTAGCTGCAGAATTTAAATCGAAAGTACATTGTCTTTATATTTCAGATTTTGAAGACCTAAGTCATAGACAAGCTGACAACAAGTTGTTTTTACAAGAATCTTTACCCGATGCCTTTATATTTCATGAGCGTTCGCCCGTTAAAAACAAAGGAGAGGCCATTATGGAATTCATTCTAAAAAATGACATTAATTTATTGGTAATGGTCAATGCAAGACACTCATTTCTTGAAGATATGCTCTATAAATCAACAGTAGAAGATATTGGATTAAACCCTAAAATTCCATTCTTGGTCATGCAGAACCTACCAAGATAA
- a CDS encoding FMN-binding protein, whose protein sequence is MRTKIIMLLLGFLLLNCKDQTSAIKQIDNTSVTQEKVITPIPSVINDLGEFIGIAFSDSLTVDDVFNFKKIDLNNVVTSIDMTQSVLLYKKMTKREKASSFPIFEVKNTNNVILPVQGLGFGGPIWAIVLLDTNTLEIKNIAFNHFAESDGYGAAMTHSTFEDEFIGTVINLEDDTFMMQKNLDSRIDDGVIIDGISGATMTSAAAIQMVNEGLKRYKEYLRP, encoded by the coding sequence ATGAGAACTAAAATAATTATGCTTTTGCTTGGCTTTCTGTTGCTTAATTGTAAAGATCAAACATCGGCTATAAAACAAATAGACAATACTAGTGTAACACAAGAAAAAGTAATTACGCCTATTCCTTCCGTAATAAATGATTTGGGTGAATTTATTGGTATTGCTTTTTCAGACTCCTTAACAGTTGATGATGTTTTTAATTTTAAAAAGATAGATTTAAATAATGTTGTTACCAGTATTGATATGACACAATCGGTACTACTTTATAAGAAAATGACTAAGCGAGAAAAGGCAAGCTCTTTTCCAATTTTTGAAGTTAAGAACACTAATAATGTAATTTTGCCTGTACAAGGTTTAGGTTTTGGTGGTCCAATCTGGGCAATAGTTTTATTAGATACAAATACATTGGAAATTAAAAATATAGCATTTAACCATTTTGCTGAAAGCGATGGGTATGGGGCAGCAATGACTCATTCTACTTTTGAAGATGAGTTTATTGGTACAGTTATAAATTTAGAAGATGATACGTTTATGATGCAAAAAAACTTGGATAGTAGAATTGATGACGGTGTAATTATTGACGGAATATCTGGAGCTACCATGACCAGTGCTGCAGCAATTCAAATGGTGAACGAAGGATTGAAGCGGTATAAAGAATACCTAAGACCCTAG
- a CDS encoding adenosylcobalamin-dependent ribonucleoside-diphosphate reductase, whose translation MIDLSSNARQILKARYLRQTDRIETPEDLFKRVAKHIATVENVNKNLWFDRFYKVMRNLEFLPNSPTLMNAGLPNGQLSACFVLPIEDNLNAIFTTLKNAALIHHNGGGTGYNFSKIRPKDDLISSSEGSSAGPVSFMKIYDTATEYVKQAGKRRGANMGILNINHSDIEEFISSKSDLHSLQNFNISVGITNDFMYALEKDKDWQLVNPRTNKVSKTLSAKKLWDSIIEQVLKTGDPGLIFLDTINQNNPLNKLGKIQSTNPCGEVPLFNYESCNLGSINLKKMVVQNSTNIEIDWKKLERTITIAIRFLDNVISCNYFVLPQIQEITLSNRKIGLGVMGWAELLIMLEIPYASNKAVELAETVMKFIHEKSYNASQLLAKKRGCFPSWKQSSFSPHMLLRNATCNSIAPTGSISIIADTSYAIEPLYALAYKRTGILENTTQMEINATFVDKMKSLGLWSEQLHSEIIEKGSIQHVKNIPTHLKNLFKTSLEISWKYHLLHQRAFQRYTDNAVSKTINLPNTTTFEEVSEIYKTAWKYKLKGITIYRNGSRDNQILQLCGFNKEDVCS comes from the coding sequence ATGATTGATCTAAGTTCAAATGCTCGACAGATACTAAAAGCTCGTTATTTACGCCAAACAGATAGAATAGAAACCCCAGAAGATCTTTTCAAAAGAGTTGCTAAACATATAGCAACCGTAGAAAATGTGAACAAAAATTTATGGTTTGATAGATTCTATAAGGTAATGCGTAATCTTGAATTTCTACCTAATAGTCCTACACTTATGAACGCAGGTTTACCAAATGGTCAGCTTAGTGCCTGTTTTGTATTACCAATTGAAGATAATCTTAATGCCATTTTCACCACACTTAAAAATGCTGCTTTAATTCATCATAATGGTGGTGGCACAGGCTATAATTTTTCAAAAATTAGACCTAAAGATGATTTAATTTCTTCATCAGAAGGCTCTTCCGCCGGTCCTGTTTCTTTTATGAAAATATATGATACTGCAACGGAATATGTTAAACAAGCAGGTAAACGACGTGGCGCAAATATGGGCATCTTAAATATAAACCATTCTGATATTGAAGAATTTATTTCCTCCAAATCTGATTTACATAGTTTACAGAACTTCAATATTTCAGTAGGTATAACCAATGATTTTATGTACGCCCTTGAAAAAGACAAAGATTGGCAATTGGTCAACCCACGCACAAATAAGGTTTCAAAAACCTTGAGTGCCAAAAAACTCTGGGACTCAATAATAGAACAAGTTTTAAAGACAGGCGATCCAGGACTTATTTTTTTAGATACGATTAATCAAAACAATCCACTAAATAAACTAGGTAAAATACAAAGTACCAACCCCTGTGGAGAAGTTCCGTTATTCAATTACGAGAGTTGCAATCTTGGCTCTATCAACTTAAAAAAAATGGTAGTACAGAATTCAACCAATATTGAAATAGATTGGAAAAAGCTTGAAAGAACCATTACCATTGCTATTCGGTTTTTAGACAACGTCATAAGTTGTAATTACTTTGTATTACCACAGATTCAAGAAATAACGCTCTCTAATAGAAAAATAGGGTTGGGCGTTATGGGGTGGGCAGAACTTTTGATTATGCTCGAGATACCTTATGCTTCTAATAAAGCAGTAGAACTTGCCGAAACTGTTATGAAGTTTATTCATGAAAAAAGTTATAATGCCTCACAATTATTAGCAAAGAAAAGAGGCTGTTTTCCTTCATGGAAACAAAGTAGTTTTTCCCCTCATATGCTTTTGCGCAATGCCACGTGCAATAGTATAGCCCCAACAGGTAGTATCTCAATAATAGCAGACACCTCTTACGCTATTGAACCGCTTTATGCTCTGGCATACAAAAGAACTGGTATACTTGAGAATACCACCCAAATGGAGATAAATGCAACATTCGTTGATAAAATGAAATCTTTGGGGTTATGGTCAGAACAACTGCATTCTGAAATTATTGAAAAGGGTAGTATTCAACATGTGAAAAATATACCAACTCACCTAAAAAACCTTTTTAAAACAAGTCTAGAAATTTCATGGAAGTATCATTTATTACATCAAAGAGCTTTTCAAAGATATACCGATAATGCTGTATCAAAAACGATAAACTTACCGAATACTACCACGTTTGAAGAAGTATCTGAAATCTACAAAACTGCTTGGAAGTATAAATTGAAAGGAATTACTATTTACCGTAACGGTAGCAGAGACAATCAAATTTTACAATTATGCGGATTCAATAAGGAAGATGTATGCAGTTAA
- a CDS encoding universal stress protein has translation MKKILVPVDFSKHSEYALHIAAKIAKQVQAEIIVLHMMGISEAILAKDEAQEYEEAKYYMDLARKRFKPFLNQTYLKHIKVREIIQNYKDFKELNTVAQEQHINLIVMGSHGTSGLGDVFVGSNTEKVVRSSEVPVLVVKTPNSDFKVENILFACDFKESSILAYKNVREFAASFSAKLNLIYINTPYYDFNSNTEIAERISKFFYKSNTIEQEVAIYNDYSVEHGLMNYSKKGNFDILAIPTRGRKPFTHFLLGSRSIGEDIANHANLPVLTLKSK, from the coding sequence ATGAAAAAAATATTAGTCCCAGTAGATTTTTCCAAGCATTCTGAATATGCTTTACATATTGCAGCGAAAATCGCCAAACAAGTACAGGCAGAAATTATTGTATTGCATATGATGGGTATTTCTGAAGCAATTCTTGCAAAAGATGAAGCCCAAGAATATGAAGAAGCAAAATATTACATGGACCTTGCCAGAAAACGTTTTAAGCCCTTTTTAAACCAAACCTATCTAAAACATATAAAAGTCAGAGAAATTATTCAAAATTATAAAGATTTTAAAGAGTTGAATACCGTGGCCCAAGAACAGCATATTAACCTTATTGTAATGGGCTCACATGGTACCAGTGGTCTAGGCGATGTTTTTGTTGGATCCAACACTGAAAAAGTAGTTAGATCATCAGAAGTACCTGTTCTTGTCGTTAAAACACCAAATTCTGATTTTAAAGTTGAAAACATATTATTCGCATGCGACTTCAAAGAAAGTTCCATTTTAGCCTATAAAAATGTAAGGGAGTTTGCAGCGAGTTTTTCTGCCAAACTAAATCTAATCTACATTAATACGCCATATTACGATTTTAACAGTAATACCGAAATAGCAGAGCGAATATCAAAATTCTTTTATAAGTCTAACACTATTGAGCAAGAGGTTGCTATCTACAATGATTATAGCGTAGAACATGGCCTAATGAACTATTCTAAAAAGGGTAATTTCGATATTCTGGCCATACCAACAAGAGGTAGAAAACCTTTTACCCATTTTCTTTTAGGTAGTAGAAGCATTGGAGAAGATATAGCCAACCATGCAAATTTACCTGTATTGACCTTGAAATCTAAATAG
- a CDS encoding DUF302 domain-containing protein gives MDYYFLTQLKNSSFANALLKTKDALQREGFGVLTEIDMKATLKNKLDVDFHNYKILGACNPSLAYEALKAEDKIGTMLPCNVILQEKEQNFIEIAAVDPAASMKAVNNEALIKIAETVREKLRTVIENISV, from the coding sequence ATGGATTATTATTTTTTAACGCAACTAAAGAATTCATCATTTGCCAATGCACTACTAAAAACTAAAGATGCTCTGCAAAGAGAAGGTTTCGGTGTGCTTACTGAAATAGATATGAAAGCCACACTTAAAAATAAATTAGATGTAGACTTTCATAATTATAAAATATTAGGGGCATGTAACCCTTCTTTGGCTTATGAGGCATTAAAGGCAGAAGATAAAATTGGAACCATGCTACCTTGTAATGTTATTTTACAAGAAAAAGAGCAGAACTTTATAGAGATTGCCGCAGTAGACCCAGCGGCGTCTATGAAAGCCGTAAATAACGAAGCTTTAATAAAAATAGCCGAAACCGTACGCGAAAAACTAAGAACAGTAATAGAGAATATTTCTGTATGA
- a CDS encoding acyloxyacyl hydrolase, whose product MQLNKAIPKNERDTIQKIPKQFLLVITFLISFHVINAQHNFSSEFNEKGGKIFSLGLEHVSGFNTSLECYSLRAGYGSMLLKNLTISSFLDLSITNGFQVVRTFENSAKIRQENFGLGTSFLLRWYPLHLGKMKVFIDVGGGILYTFERFPYQGTKLNFTARPGVGIAMHFNDNKQIVFGINRFHLSNGLGYNHPSNPAFDGLGLFASIVIRKK is encoded by the coding sequence ATGCAGTTAAATAAAGCAATACCCAAGAACGAGCGTGATACTATTCAAAAAATACCGAAACAATTTCTTTTGGTAATAACTTTTCTAATATCCTTTCATGTAATAAATGCTCAACATAATTTCAGCAGTGAATTTAATGAAAAAGGCGGAAAAATTTTCTCATTAGGGCTTGAACACGTATCTGGTTTTAATACTTCTTTAGAATGTTATTCTCTACGGGCCGGTTACGGTTCAATGCTATTAAAAAATTTGACTATTTCTAGTTTTTTAGACCTCTCTATAACCAATGGTTTTCAAGTAGTAAGAACTTTTGAAAATTCAGCAAAAATTAGACAAGAAAACTTTGGCCTTGGCACTTCCTTTCTACTAAGATGGTATCCTTTACATTTGGGAAAAATGAAAGTATTCATTGATGTGGGCGGTGGTATACTCTATACGTTTGAAAGATTTCCTTACCAGGGTACCAAACTTAATTTTACAGCAAGACCAGGTGTAGGTATAGCAATGCATTTTAACGATAATAAACAAATAGTTTTCGGAATAAACAGATTTCATTTGTCTAATGGTCTCGGTTATAATCACCCAAGTAACCCAGCTTTTGATGGCTTAGGGTTATTCGCCTCGATAGTTATAAGAAAAAAATAA
- a CDS encoding ROK family protein, whose amino-acid sequence MSKEVVLSIDIGGTLTKVGLVNREGKVLDKIVFKTDAQHQFSNFMDKLKLEVETLIIKWIDVIHILSIGVGAPNANSYTGQIENPPNLKWGGITPIKKIIEQTFDLPVSLANDANAAALGEMLYGTAKGMKNFVALTLGTGLGSGIIVDGKLLIGEHGTAGEIGHVNVDPAGRMCNCGLQGCLETYASVTGIKRTVFELMADRCEDSPLRKINFEEMTGTDISDAALKGDVIALTAFEKTGEILGSKMADTVAHLDPEAFILSGGLSKAGDILLKPIKRHMQKRLFNAYKGKIEVLLSNATSAEAVLGPAALAWLELDHLTHA is encoded by the coding sequence ATGTCAAAAGAGGTAGTATTGAGCATTGATATAGGTGGAACACTAACAAAGGTAGGTCTTGTAAATAGAGAAGGTAAGGTTCTGGATAAAATTGTATTTAAGACCGATGCTCAACATCAGTTTTCAAATTTTATGGACAAATTAAAATTAGAAGTAGAAACATTGATAATTAAATGGATAGATGTTATACACATACTTTCTATAGGTGTTGGGGCCCCAAATGCCAATTCATACACGGGGCAAATCGAAAATCCACCAAACTTAAAATGGGGTGGTATTACACCTATAAAAAAAATTATTGAGCAAACATTCGATCTACCAGTTTCATTAGCTAATGATGCAAATGCAGCGGCTCTTGGAGAAATGCTTTATGGAACTGCAAAAGGAATGAAAAATTTTGTAGCGCTAACATTAGGTACTGGTCTTGGAAGCGGAATTATAGTAGACGGTAAACTATTGATTGGAGAACATGGTACTGCAGGTGAAATAGGCCACGTAAATGTTGACCCTGCCGGAAGGATGTGTAATTGTGGATTACAAGGTTGTTTAGAAACGTATGCATCGGTAACCGGTATTAAAAGAACCGTTTTTGAATTAATGGCAGATAGGTGTGAAGATTCACCTTTAAGAAAAATAAATTTTGAGGAAATGACGGGAACCGATATTTCTGATGCTGCACTAAAGGGAGATGTAATTGCATTGACAGCTTTTGAAAAAACGGGTGAAATTCTAGGAAGCAAAATGGCCGATACCGTTGCCCATTTAGACCCAGAGGCTTTTATACTGTCTGGAGGGTTGAGCAAAGCTGGAGATATTCTTCTAAAGCCGATAAAAAGACATATGCAGAAACGTTTATTTAATGCATATAAAGGTAAAATAGAGGTACTATTATCGAATGCAACCAGTGCCGAAGCTGTTTTAGGACCAGCAGCTCTAGCATGGTTAGAATTAGACCATTTGACTCATGCATAA
- a CDS encoding universal stress protein: MKKILIPTDFSKNSKNAIRYALDFFKETPCQFYLLYVNIEGSKFTEKPIYEFGTNILVELEPKAINKKLKNLEKFIMAVSSKKEHHHFTSICEQGYFLSSVQRHIEEKKIELIIMGTKGASEIKEFFIGSRSGDVITNVECDALVVPENTKFKDFEQVVLPIDFEITYDDTTLFKISNYITSKSTHINLLYVTKSKIPLLEEIEVLQKQFAKRLSLKIPNNVSFHRVVSKKIEHGIQSFSKSINADLIIMISKDYNLLQKIFLDTTVEEVSFKTSIPLLSLQG; this comes from the coding sequence ATGAAAAAAATTTTGATTCCAACAGATTTTTCAAAAAATTCAAAAAATGCCATACGTTATGCACTTGATTTTTTTAAAGAAACTCCCTGCCAGTTTTATTTACTATACGTCAACATTGAGGGTTCAAAATTTACAGAAAAGCCTATTTATGAGTTTGGCACAAATATTCTAGTTGAATTAGAGCCGAAAGCCATAAATAAAAAATTAAAAAACTTAGAAAAGTTTATAATGGCGGTTTCCTCAAAAAAAGAACATCATCATTTTACATCAATTTGCGAACAAGGCTATTTTTTATCTTCGGTTCAACGACATATTGAAGAAAAGAAAATAGAGCTCATAATAATGGGTACTAAAGGCGCTTCTGAAATTAAAGAGTTTTTCATTGGTAGCCGTTCTGGCGATGTAATTACAAATGTAGAATGTGATGCACTAGTAGTTCCAGAAAATACAAAGTTCAAAGACTTTGAACAAGTAGTATTACCAATTGATTTTGAAATTACCTATGACGATACCACCTTATTTAAAATTTCAAACTATATAACTTCTAAGAGTACACATATCAATTTATTATATGTTACCAAATCGAAAATTCCACTTTTAGAGGAAATTGAAGTACTTCAAAAACAATTTGCAAAGCGTCTCTCTTTAAAAATACCGAATAATGTCAGCTTTCACAGGGTAGTGTCTAAAAAGATAGAACATGGAATTCAATCATTTTCAAAAAGCATAAATGCAGATTTGATCATAATGATTTCAAAAGATTATAATTTATTACAAAAAATATTTCTCGATACCACCGTAGAAGAAGTAAGTTTTAAAACAAGCATTCCTCTTCTTTCGCTTCAAGGGTGA